Proteins from a genomic interval of Pseudomonas silesiensis:
- a CDS encoding branched-chain amino acid ABC transporter substrate-binding protein has product MSQTFYKKGFLALAVAAALGVSAFAQADVKIGVAGPMTGANAAFGEQYMKGAQAAADAVNAAGGVNGEKIVLVKGDDACEPKQAVTVAKDLTNQKVVGVVGHFCSSSTIPASEIYDEAGIIAITPGSTNPAVTERGLSAMFRMCGRDDQQGIVAGDYIVDVLKGKKVVVLHDKDTYGQGLADATKAQLEKRGVKPVLYEGLTRGEKDFSTIVTKIRGAGADVVYFGGLHPEAGPLVRQLREQGLKDVKFMSDDGIVTDELVTTAGGPQFVDGVLMTFGADPRMLPESKTVVDEFRKKGTEPEGYTLYAYASVQTLAAAFNGAKSNNGEKAAEWLKKNPVKTVMGEKTWDAKGDLKVSDYVVYQWDKDGKYHQLEKQK; this is encoded by the coding sequence ATGTCCCAGACGTTTTACAAAAAAGGCTTTCTGGCCCTCGCAGTGGCAGCTGCGCTGGGTGTTTCTGCGTTTGCACAGGCTGACGTAAAAATTGGTGTGGCGGGTCCAATGACAGGTGCCAACGCGGCATTTGGCGAGCAGTACATGAAGGGTGCACAAGCGGCGGCCGATGCGGTCAACGCGGCGGGCGGCGTCAATGGGGAAAAAATCGTACTGGTCAAGGGCGATGACGCCTGCGAACCGAAACAGGCGGTGACGGTCGCCAAGGACCTGACCAACCAGAAAGTCGTTGGCGTGGTCGGTCACTTCTGTTCTTCGTCGACCATCCCGGCTTCCGAGATCTACGATGAAGCGGGCATCATCGCGATCACCCCCGGTTCCACCAACCCGGCGGTGACCGAGCGCGGCCTGAGTGCCATGTTCCGTATGTGCGGGCGTGACGACCAGCAAGGTATCGTGGCCGGCGACTACATTGTCGACGTGCTCAAGGGCAAGAAAGTCGTGGTCCTGCACGACAAGGACACCTACGGCCAAGGCCTGGCGGACGCGACCAAGGCCCAGCTGGAAAAACGCGGCGTGAAGCCGGTGTTGTATGAAGGCCTGACCCGTGGCGAGAAAGATTTCAGCACCATCGTCACCAAGATCCGCGGCGCTGGCGCCGACGTCGTCTACTTCGGTGGTCTGCACCCGGAAGCCGGTCCCCTGGTGCGCCAACTGCGCGAGCAAGGTCTCAAGGACGTCAAGTTCATGTCCGACGATGGCATCGTGACCGACGAACTGGTGACCACCGCTGGCGGTCCGCAATTCGTCGACGGCGTGCTGATGACCTTCGGCGCCGACCCGCGCATGCTGCCAGAAAGCAAGACCGTAGTGGATGAGTTCCGCAAGAAGGGCACCGAGCCTGAAGGCTACACCCTGTACGCCTATGCTTCGGTCCAGACCCTGGCCGCTGCCTTCAATGGCGCCAAGTCCAACAATGGTGAGAAAGCCGCCGAGTGGCTGAAGAAAAACCCGGTCAAGACCGTGATGGGCGAGAAGACCTGGGATGCCAAGGGCGACCTGAAAGTCTCCGACTACGTGGTTTACCAGTGGGACAAGGACGGCAAATACCACCAGCTGGAAAAACAGAAGTAA
- a CDS encoding integrase core domain-containing protein — protein MPWNRESPMDQRIKLIGDWLQGSYSKSELARHYGLSRPTLDKWLARYETQGIDGLKELSRRPHTSPFKISDEVLELLVAYKREHHSWGPEKLVHNLKIDHPELSWPTVSTAGEWLKRAGLVQKRRFLNRPPAGKNPLRDATAPNQTWAADFKGDFALQNGQRCYPLTITDHVSRFLLLCRAQSSVAGAREGFDWAFREYGLPNVIRTDNGSPFASTGISRISSLAAWWIRLGIYPERIQPGRPDQNGRHERMHRTLKAALLHAPERNLVEQQLAFEQFRQEFNYVRPHKALEMKVPADLYKPSPRQYDGRVPEADYASDMRIRMIRQNGSMKWKGKMIFVSESLAGEALGLKEVDDDVWDIYLCNYLLGRLKSGESRLSSQQKRKGCPRFQS, from the coding sequence ATGCCCTGGAATCGAGAGTCCCCAATGGATCAACGAATCAAACTCATAGGCGACTGGCTGCAAGGCAGCTATTCCAAAAGCGAGTTGGCCCGTCACTACGGGCTCAGCCGACCCACTTTGGATAAATGGCTTGCGCGCTACGAAACACAGGGCATTGATGGGCTCAAGGAACTGTCACGGCGTCCGCATACGAGCCCTTTCAAAATCAGCGATGAGGTGCTTGAGCTGCTAGTCGCGTACAAGCGCGAGCATCACAGCTGGGGACCTGAGAAGCTGGTGCATAACCTTAAGATTGATCATCCAGAGTTGTCTTGGCCAACAGTCAGCACGGCAGGCGAATGGCTTAAGCGAGCAGGTCTGGTGCAAAAACGTCGTTTCCTCAATCGCCCGCCAGCGGGGAAAAATCCGCTGCGCGACGCTACTGCGCCTAATCAGACATGGGCGGCGGATTTCAAAGGTGACTTCGCGCTTCAGAACGGCCAACGTTGTTACCCACTGACCATTACTGATCACGTCAGCCGATTTCTATTGCTGTGCAGAGCGCAAAGCAGCGTTGCCGGGGCTCGCGAAGGGTTCGACTGGGCGTTTCGGGAGTACGGGTTGCCTAATGTGATTCGCACAGACAACGGCTCCCCCTTTGCCTCCACCGGCATTTCGCGCATATCCAGCCTGGCGGCTTGGTGGATACGCCTAGGGATCTACCCTGAGCGAATCCAGCCGGGGCGGCCTGACCAGAATGGCCGTCATGAGCGCATGCATCGAACGCTCAAGGCTGCATTACTTCATGCGCCTGAACGTAATCTGGTGGAACAACAGTTGGCATTTGAACAGTTTCGACAGGAGTTCAATTACGTAAGACCTCATAAGGCTTTAGAGATGAAGGTTCCTGCGGATCTGTATAAGCCTTCGCCAAGGCAGTACGACGGACGCGTGCCTGAGGCTGATTACGCTTCGGATATGAGGATCCGCATGATCCGACAAAATGGATCGATGAAATGGAAAGGCAAAATGATTTTCGTCAGTGAATCTTTGGCAGGTGAGGCGCTAGGACTGAAGGAAGTGGACGATGATGTGTGGGATATTTACCTTTGCAACTACCTTTTAGGCAGACTGAAAAGCGGCGAGAGCCGCCTTTCAAGCCAACAGAAACGTAAAGGATGTCCCCGGTTTCAGTCGTAA
- a CDS encoding LysR family transcriptional regulator, giving the protein MLNKRYLPSITALQCFEAVTRHLSFTRAAEELNLTQSAVSKQVAQLEELLQHLLFRRVRRRLQMTPAGDLYLVEVRKILTQVEMSTHYLRSYGGETEVLRVSTPPTFGARWLVPRLKGWRLRHPSIHLDLCSEQEADDLLQGRSDLAFYFGQGSRPGTECLKLFSEELVPVCAPGSLPDTPFTDPTQLTDLVLLQNASRPQAWHDWFDSQGYHTEHSYHGPRFETFYMCIRAAQVGCGVALMPKFLVEEELADGKLVIPWQHAMPSTDAYYLAYPEHAADVPKVRDFVKWMLEQIDSPQMSSI; this is encoded by the coding sequence ATGCTGAACAAACGCTATCTGCCTTCGATCACCGCACTGCAGTGTTTCGAGGCTGTGACCCGGCATTTGAGTTTCACTCGGGCCGCAGAAGAGCTGAACCTGACCCAGAGTGCGGTGAGCAAACAGGTCGCGCAACTCGAAGAGTTATTACAGCATCTGCTATTCCGTCGGGTGCGCCGCCGCCTGCAAATGACCCCGGCCGGAGATTTGTACCTGGTAGAAGTACGAAAAATTCTCACCCAAGTCGAAATGTCGACCCATTACCTGCGCTCCTACGGCGGTGAAACAGAAGTCCTGCGCGTCTCCACGCCTCCGACCTTCGGCGCCCGTTGGTTGGTGCCACGCTTGAAAGGCTGGCGCCTGCGCCACCCATCGATCCACCTGGACCTGTGCAGCGAACAGGAAGCCGACGATCTGCTGCAGGGGCGCAGCGACCTGGCTTTCTATTTTGGCCAGGGTTCGCGCCCCGGCACCGAATGCCTGAAGCTGTTCAGCGAAGAGTTGGTGCCGGTTTGCGCACCGGGCAGCCTGCCGGACACGCCATTCACCGATCCTACGCAACTCACTGACCTGGTCCTGCTGCAAAACGCTTCGCGCCCCCAGGCCTGGCACGACTGGTTCGACAGCCAGGGCTACCACACCGAGCACAGTTACCACGGGCCGCGGTTCGAAACCTTCTACATGTGCATCCGCGCCGCCCAGGTCGGCTGTGGCGTGGCGCTGATGCCGAAGTTTCTGGTGGAAGAGGAATTGGCCGACGGCAAACTGGTCATACCCTGGCAGCACGCGATGCCCAGCACCGACGCCTATTACCTGGCGTACCCGGAGCATGCGGCAGACGTGCCGAAAGTGCGGGATTTTGTGAAGTGGATGCTGGAGCAGATTGATAGTCCGCAAATGTCATCTATTTAG
- a CDS encoding TIGR00730 family Rossman fold protein encodes MSLASVCVFCGASTGTNPAYREAAVALGRALAERKLTLVYGGGAVGLMGIVADAALAAGGEVIGIIPQSLKDKEIGHSGLTRLEVVDGMHARKARMAELSDAFIALPGGLGTLEELFEVWTWGQLGYHGKPLGLLEVNGFYSKLTGFLDHIVGEGFVREAHRDMLQVSESPQSLLDALDAWQPTVVPKWIEQKPS; translated from the coding sequence ATGTCTTTAGCGTCCGTTTGTGTATTTTGCGGTGCCAGTACCGGCACCAACCCGGCTTATCGTGAAGCGGCTGTCGCCCTGGGGCGAGCCTTGGCCGAGCGCAAGCTGACCCTGGTGTATGGCGGTGGCGCCGTCGGACTGATGGGCATTGTCGCCGATGCGGCACTGGCCGCCGGCGGTGAAGTGATCGGGATCATCCCGCAAAGTCTCAAGGACAAGGAAATCGGCCACAGCGGCCTGACCCGCCTGGAAGTGGTCGACGGCATGCATGCGCGCAAGGCGCGGATGGCCGAGCTCAGCGACGCCTTCATCGCCCTGCCTGGCGGCCTGGGCACCCTGGAAGAACTGTTCGAAGTCTGGACCTGGGGCCAGCTCGGTTACCACGGCAAACCGTTGGGACTGCTGGAAGTGAACGGTTTCTACAGCAAATTGACCGGTTTTCTTGATCATATCGTCGGCGAAGGCTTCGTTCGCGAGGCTCACCGTGACATGCTGCAGGTGAGCGAATCGCCGCAATCCTTGCTCGACGCCCTGGATGCCTGGCAGCCGACAGTGGTGCCAAAGTGGATCGAGCAAAAACCCAGCTAA
- a CDS encoding aldehyde dehydrogenase family protein, protein MVAALLDRLGVNPALYQNGKVPVHSPIDGSRIAAVNWEGAAEVEQHISRADHAFELWRKVPAPRRGELVRQLGDILREYKADLGELVSWEAGKITQEGLGEVQEMIDICDFAVGLSRQLYGLTIASERPGHHMRETWHPLGVVGVISAFNFPVAVWAWNTTLALVCGNPVIWKPSEKTPLTALACQALFDRVLKNFSDAPPHLSQVIIGGRDAGEALVDDPRVALISATGSTRMGREVAPKIAARFARSILELGGNNAMILGPSADLDMAVRAILFSAVGTAGQRCTTLRRLIAHESVKEEIVTRLKTAYSKVRIGNPLEGNLIGPLIDKHSFENMQDALEQALSEGGRVFGGKRQLEDKFPDAYYVSPAIVEMPEQSDVVCSETFAPILYVIGYNDFEEALRLNNAVPQGLSSCIFTTDVREAERFMSAVGSDCGIANVNIGPSGAEIGGAFGGEKETGGGRESGSDAWRGYMRRQTNTVNYSLELPLAQGITFD, encoded by the coding sequence ATGGTTGCCGCATTGCTTGATCGTCTTGGCGTGAACCCGGCCCTGTATCAGAATGGCAAAGTGCCGGTGCATTCGCCGATCGATGGCAGCCGGATCGCCGCCGTGAACTGGGAAGGCGCCGCTGAAGTCGAGCAGCACATCAGTCGCGCAGATCATGCGTTCGAACTCTGGCGCAAAGTCCCGGCGCCGCGCCGTGGCGAACTGGTGCGTCAGCTGGGCGATATCCTGCGTGAGTACAAGGCCGACCTCGGCGAGCTGGTGTCCTGGGAAGCCGGCAAGATCACCCAGGAAGGCCTGGGTGAAGTTCAGGAAATGATCGACATCTGCGATTTCGCCGTCGGCCTGTCCCGTCAGCTGTATGGTTTGACCATCGCTTCCGAGCGTCCTGGCCACCACATGCGCGAAACCTGGCACCCGCTGGGTGTCGTCGGCGTGATCAGCGCGTTCAATTTCCCTGTCGCGGTCTGGGCCTGGAACACGACGCTGGCGCTGGTCTGCGGTAACCCGGTGATCTGGAAACCGTCGGAAAAAACCCCGCTGACGGCCTTGGCCTGCCAGGCGTTGTTCGATCGTGTGCTGAAAAACTTCAGCGATGCGCCGCCGCACCTGAGCCAAGTCATCATCGGCGGCCGCGATGCGGGTGAAGCCCTGGTCGATGACCCGCGCGTCGCACTTATCAGCGCCACCGGCAGCACCCGCATGGGCCGCGAAGTGGCGCCGAAAATCGCCGCCCGTTTCGCTCGCAGCATTCTTGAACTGGGTGGCAACAACGCGATGATCCTCGGCCCGAGCGCCGACCTGGACATGGCCGTGCGTGCGATCCTGTTCAGCGCCGTGGGGACCGCGGGTCAGCGCTGCACCACGCTGCGTCGTCTGATTGCCCATGAATCGGTGAAAGAAGAAATTGTCACCCGCCTCAAAACCGCTTACTCGAAAGTGCGCATCGGCAACCCGCTGGAAGGCAACCTGATTGGTCCGCTGATCGATAAACACAGCTTCGAAAACATGCAGGACGCGCTTGAGCAAGCCTTGAGCGAAGGTGGCCGGGTGTTCGGTGGCAAGCGCCAGCTGGAAGATAAATTCCCTGATGCGTATTACGTCTCGCCGGCGATCGTTGAAATGCCGGAGCAGAGCGATGTGGTCTGCAGCGAAACCTTCGCACCGATCCTCTACGTGATCGGATACAACGATTTCGAAGAAGCCCTGCGCCTGAACAACGCAGTGCCACAAGGCCTGTCGTCGTGCATCTTCACCACTGACGTGCGTGAAGCCGAGCGGTTCATGTCGGCAGTGGGCAGCGATTGCGGGATCGCCAACGTCAACATCGGCCCGAGCGGCGCGGAAATCGGCGGCGCGTTCGGTGGCGAAAAAGAAACCGGCGGTGGTCGCGAGTCGGGCTCCGATGCATGGCGCGGGTACATGCGTCGTCAGACCAACACCGTGAACTATTCGCTGGAGTTGCCGTTGGCTCAGGGTATTACGTTCGACTGA
- the azu gene encoding azurin produces MFAKLVAVSLLTLASSQLMAAECKVTVDSTDQMSFNTKAIEIDKSCKTFTVELTHSGALPKTVMGHNWVLSKEADMQPIATDGLAAGIDKNYLKEGDARVIAHTKVIGAKETDSVTFDVAKLAAGEKYGFFCSFPGHISMMKGTVTLK; encoded by the coding sequence ATGTTTGCCAAACTTGTTGCGGTATCCCTGCTGACACTGGCCAGCAGCCAATTGATGGCTGCCGAGTGCAAGGTCACTGTCGACTCCACCGATCAGATGTCCTTCAACACCAAGGCCATTGAAATCGACAAGAGCTGCAAGACGTTCACCGTAGAGCTGACTCATTCCGGCGCCTTGCCGAAAACCGTCATGGGCCATAACTGGGTGCTGAGCAAAGAGGCTGACATGCAGCCGATCGCTACCGATGGCCTGGCTGCCGGCATCGACAAGAACTACCTGAAAGAAGGTGATGCACGCGTCATCGCCCACACCAAGGTCATTGGTGCCAAGGAAACCGACTCGGTGACCTTCGATGTAGCGAAGCTTGCTGCTGGCGAGAAGTACGGGTTCTTCTGCTCGTTCCCGGGCCATATTTCGATGATGAAAGGTACTGTTACCCTGAAGTAA
- the pncB gene encoding nicotinate phosphoribosyltransferase, with protein sequence MSESVFADRIVQNLLDTDFYKLTMMQAVLHNYPNVEVEWEFRCRNSEDLRPYLAEIRFQIERLAELSLSADQLSFMERISFMKPDFLRFLGLFRFNLRYVHTGIENGELFIRLRGPWLHVILFEVPLLAIVSEVRNRYRYREIVLEQAREQLYRKFDWLTANAGSDELSELQVADFGTRRRFSFRVQEEVVNVLKHDFPGRFVGTSNVHLSRELDMKPLGTMAHEWIMAHQQLGPRLIDSQIAALDCWVREYRGLLGIALTDCITTDAFLSDFDLYFAKLFDGLRHDSGDPVLWAEKAIAHYHKLGIDPMSKTLVFSDSLTLPKSLEIFRALRGRINVSFGIGTNLTCDIPGVEPMSIVLKMAACNGQPVAKISDEPGKTHCKDPNFVAYLRHVFQVPAALSSTAGISSKE encoded by the coding sequence ATGAGCGAGAGCGTGTTTGCCGATCGCATCGTGCAGAACCTGCTCGACACCGACTTCTACAAACTGACGATGATGCAGGCGGTGCTGCACAACTACCCGAATGTGGAAGTCGAATGGGAGTTCCGTTGCCGAAACAGTGAAGACCTGCGCCCGTACCTGGCGGAGATCCGCTTCCAGATCGAGCGCCTGGCCGAGTTGAGCCTGAGTGCCGACCAGTTGAGTTTCATGGAGCGCATCAGTTTCATGAAACCGGATTTCCTGCGCTTTCTCGGGTTGTTTCGCTTCAACTTGCGCTATGTGCACACGGGGATCGAAAACGGCGAGTTGTTCATCCGCCTGCGTGGGCCATGGCTGCATGTGATTCTGTTCGAAGTGCCGCTGCTGGCGATCGTCAGCGAAGTGCGCAACCGCTATCGCTACAGGGAAATCGTCCTGGAGCAGGCGCGCGAGCAGCTCTATCGCAAGTTCGACTGGCTGACCGCCAATGCCGGCAGCGATGAATTATCCGAACTGCAGGTGGCCGATTTCGGTACGCGCCGGCGCTTCTCGTTCCGCGTGCAAGAAGAAGTGGTAAACGTGCTCAAGCACGACTTCCCCGGTCGTTTCGTCGGCACCAGCAACGTGCACCTGTCGCGTGAGCTGGACATGAAACCGCTGGGCACCATGGCCCACGAGTGGATCATGGCCCATCAGCAGCTCGGCCCGCGACTGATCGACAGCCAGATTGCCGCCCTCGATTGCTGGGTCCGCGAATATCGCGGCCTGCTCGGGATCGCGCTGACCGACTGCATCACCACCGATGCCTTCCTCAGTGATTTCGACCTGTATTTCGCCAAGCTTTTCGACGGCTTGCGCCATGACTCCGGTGATCCGGTGCTCTGGGCGGAAAAGGCCATCGCCCATTATCACAAACTTGGCATCGACCCGATGAGCAAGACGCTGGTGTTCTCCGACAGCCTGACGCTGCCCAAATCCCTGGAGATTTTCCGGGCGCTGCGTGGTCGGATCAATGTCAGCTTCGGTATCGGCACCAACCTGACGTGCGATATTCCGGGTGTCGAACCGATGAGCATCGTGCTTAAAATGGCCGCCTGCAACGGCCAGCCGGTGGCAAAGATCTCCGACGAGCCGGGCAAGACGCATTGCAAAGACCCAAATTTCGTCGCCTATTTGCGACACGTTTTCCAGGTACCTGCCGCGCTTTCCAGTACAGCAGGCATTTCAAGCAAGGAGTGA
- a CDS encoding ABC transporter permease subunit: MDGIFLQQLVNGLTLGSVYGLIAIGYTMVYGIIGMINFAHGEVYMISAYLAAISLALLAYFGIESFPLLMLGTLIFTIIVTAVYGWVIERVAYKPLRNSTRLAPLISAIGISLILQNYAQIAQGARQQGVPTLLTGAWRVEVGTGFVQLTYTKIFILVAAFAGMALLTYIIKYTKLGRMCRATQQDRKMASILGINTDRVISYVFIIGAAMAALAGVLITMNYGTFDFYAGFIIGIKAFTAAVLGGIGSLPGAMLGGIILGISESLFSGLVNSDYKDVFSFSLLVLVLVFRPQGLLGRPLVSKV; encoded by the coding sequence ATGGATGGTATTTTCCTGCAGCAACTGGTCAACGGCCTGACCCTCGGGTCGGTCTATGGCCTGATCGCCATCGGCTACACAATGGTCTATGGCATCATCGGCATGATCAACTTCGCCCACGGCGAGGTTTACATGATTTCCGCTTACCTCGCGGCAATCAGTCTGGCTCTGCTGGCATACTTCGGTATTGAATCCTTCCCCCTGCTGATGCTCGGCACACTGATTTTCACCATCATCGTCACGGCGGTGTATGGCTGGGTCATTGAGCGCGTCGCCTACAAACCGCTGCGCAACTCCACCCGACTGGCCCCGCTGATCAGCGCCATCGGTATTTCCCTGATCCTGCAAAACTATGCACAGATCGCCCAGGGCGCCCGTCAACAAGGCGTGCCGACCCTGCTCACCGGTGCATGGCGAGTTGAAGTCGGGACCGGCTTCGTCCAGCTCACCTACACCAAGATCTTCATTCTGGTCGCAGCGTTTGCCGGGATGGCCCTGCTGACCTACATCATCAAGTACACCAAGCTCGGCCGCATGTGCCGCGCCACCCAGCAGGACCGCAAGATGGCCTCGATCCTGGGGATCAACACCGATCGCGTGATTTCCTACGTGTTCATCATCGGTGCTGCAATGGCGGCCCTGGCCGGTGTGCTGATCACCATGAACTACGGCACATTCGACTTCTACGCGGGCTTCATCATCGGCATCAAGGCGTTCACCGCCGCGGTGCTGGGCGGGATCGGCTCGTTGCCCGGGGCAATGCTCGGCGGGATCATTCTCGGGATCTCCGAGTCGCTGTTCTCCGGACTGGTCAACTCGGACTACAAAGACGTCTTCAGCTTCTCGCTGCTCGTTCTCGTTCTGGTCTTTCGGCCCCAAGGCCTGCTCGGCCGTCCTCTTGTGTCGAAGGTGTAA
- a CDS encoding NAD(P)/FAD-dependent oxidoreductase — protein sequence MPLREECLWEKLTPQRPDNSALKGEVRVDVCVIGAGFTGLSAAVHLLEQGKSVCVLEAHRAGHGGSGRNVGLVNAGMWIPPDEIEAGFGEAVGSQLNRMLGAAPSLVFSLVDRYDIDCQLRREGTLHMAHNARGEADLRSREQQWKRRGAPVELLTGQACEQATGTKKIAAALLDRRAGTINPMAYTTGLAKAAIGLGGQLFDHSPVIRLERQGQRWSVQTAQGSVLAEQVVIASNAYTEGDWTELRRNFFPGYYYQVASVPLTEEAAQQILPGGQGSWDTRQVLSSIRRDKDGRLLLGSLGNGNQKPTWFLKAWADRVQQHYFPYLKPVEWECTWTGCIAFTPDHLMRLFEPAPGLVAVTGYNGRGVTTGTVVGKAFADYLCNGDPQALPIPFAAMQPLAGAGLRSCLYEAGFSLYHAGQCLRIVI from the coding sequence ATGCCGTTACGCGAAGAGTGTCTGTGGGAAAAACTGACGCCGCAAAGGCCGGACAATTCGGCGCTCAAGGGTGAGGTGAGGGTAGATGTCTGCGTCATCGGCGCCGGTTTCACCGGTCTGTCGGCGGCGGTGCATCTGCTGGAACAAGGTAAAAGTGTCTGCGTGCTGGAAGCCCATCGTGCCGGTCATGGCGGTTCGGGGCGCAATGTCGGGTTGGTCAACGCCGGGATGTGGATTCCACCGGACGAGATCGAAGCCGGGTTTGGCGAAGCGGTGGGCAGTCAGCTCAATCGCATGCTCGGTGCGGCACCGTCCCTGGTGTTCAGCCTGGTCGACAGATATGACATCGATTGCCAACTGCGCCGCGAAGGCACGTTGCACATGGCGCACAACGCCCGTGGCGAAGCGGATTTGCGCAGTCGTGAACAACAATGGAAGCGTCGCGGCGCGCCAGTGGAACTGTTGACCGGTCAAGCTTGCGAACAAGCGACAGGTACCAAAAAGATCGCCGCCGCGCTGCTTGATCGACGTGCTGGCACGATCAACCCGATGGCGTATACGACAGGACTGGCCAAAGCGGCGATCGGCCTTGGCGGTCAGCTGTTCGATCATTCCCCGGTCATCCGACTCGAACGTCAGGGCCAACGCTGGTCGGTGCAAACGGCTCAGGGTTCGGTACTGGCCGAGCAAGTGGTCATCGCCTCCAACGCTTACACCGAAGGCGACTGGACCGAGTTGCGGCGCAATTTCTTCCCGGGTTACTACTATCAGGTGGCTTCGGTCCCGCTGACCGAGGAGGCCGCGCAGCAAATCCTGCCCGGTGGCCAGGGTTCCTGGGATACCCGCCAGGTTCTCAGCAGTATTCGTCGGGACAAAGACGGACGCCTGTTGCTCGGCAGTCTCGGTAATGGCAATCAGAAGCCGACCTGGTTCCTGAAAGCCTGGGCCGACCGGGTTCAGCAGCACTACTTCCCTTACTTGAAACCAGTGGAGTGGGAGTGCACTTGGACCGGCTGCATCGCGTTCACGCCTGACCATCTGATGCGTCTGTTCGAACCCGCGCCCGGTTTAGTGGCAGTCACCGGTTACAACGGCCGGGGCGTGACGACCGGCACCGTGGTCGGCAAGGCCTTTGCCGATTATTTGTGTAATGGAGATCCTCAAGCTTTGCCGATTCCCTTCGCCGCCATGCAGCCACTGGCAGGGGCGGGATTGCGCAGCTGTTTATACGAAGCCGGTTTTTCGCTGTATCACGCAGGCCAGTGCCTGCGGATCGTTATCTGA
- the nadE gene encoding ammonia-dependent NAD(+) synthetase: MQAEQREIAEQLKVQPPFADQAALEAEVARRITFIQDCLVNSGLKTLVLGISGGVDSLTAGLLAQRAMRELRTRTGDDSYRFIAVRLPYQTQFDEHDAQASLDFIAPDERHTVNIGAAVKALASEVAAFEGKQAVSVDFVLGNTKARMRMVAQYTIAGAAHGLVIGTDHAAEAVMGFFTKFGDGACDLAPLSGLVKNQVRDIARSFGAPETLVEKIPTADLEDLSPGKPDEASHGVTYAEIDAFLHGEPVREEAFKIICDTYKKTHHKRVMPFAP; the protein is encoded by the coding sequence ATGCAAGCCGAACAGCGTGAGATTGCTGAGCAGCTCAAGGTTCAACCGCCGTTCGCCGACCAGGCCGCCCTTGAGGCCGAAGTCGCCCGACGGATCACCTTTATCCAGGATTGCCTGGTCAATTCCGGGCTCAAGACGTTGGTGCTCGGCATCAGCGGCGGTGTCGACTCCCTGACCGCCGGCCTGCTGGCCCAACGCGCCATGCGCGAGCTGCGCACACGCACCGGTGACGACAGCTACAGGTTCATCGCCGTGCGCCTGCCGTACCAGACCCAGTTCGATGAGCACGACGCCCAGGCTTCGCTGGATTTCATTGCCCCGGACGAACGTCACACGGTCAACATCGGTGCGGCGGTCAAAGCCCTGGCCAGTGAAGTGGCAGCGTTCGAAGGCAAGCAAGCAGTATCGGTGGATTTCGTGCTCGGCAATACCAAGGCGCGGATGCGCATGGTCGCCCAATACACCATTGCCGGCGCAGCGCATGGGCTGGTGATCGGCACCGATCACGCGGCGGAAGCGGTGATGGGCTTCTTCACCAAGTTCGGTGACGGCGCGTGTGACCTGGCGCCGTTGAGTGGCCTGGTGAAAAACCAGGTTCGGGACATCGCCCGCAGCTTCGGCGCGCCGGAAACGCTGGTGGAAAAAATCCCGACGGCGGACCTTGAGGACTTGTCGCCGGGCAAACCGGATGAAGCCTCCCATGGCGTGACCTATGCCGAGATCGATGCGTTCCTGCATGGCGAGCCGGTGCGTGAGGAAGCGTTCAAGATCATTTGCGATACGTATAAAAAGACCCATCACAAGCGAGTGATGCCGTTCGCGCCGTAA